A window of Apium graveolens cultivar Ventura chromosome 8, ASM990537v1, whole genome shotgun sequence contains these coding sequences:
- the LOC141679469 gene encoding uncharacterized protein LOC141679469, which produces MAMPSNNTIKMALPSSNTTIKMALPSSNNQNFSVRMANLTKLEFVALDVSGNNCLSWVLDAELHLSANGLKDIIDPEKIPTVEQNAKAIIFLRHHIHEDLKSKYLTIKNPLTLWNNLKDRFDHQKLVHLPSARYDWINLRLQDFKFVAEMIEKTLSTFHPDTMILAQQYSEHNFQKYGELISLLLVAEKNNELQLKNHQIRPTGSAQVPEVHSTSFLKNERGKGHRGGRGYGRNHGRGNFRGRFHNQYHSGHLKWQRDGYNSGHQKCQREVPNKRKAPQEGENRGICHRCGSEGHWQCTYRTPKHLIDLYESSKRNNGKKVETNFANYNLVNEPVNKASNEIDTGANLYYGLDD; this is translated from the exons ATGGCTATGCCGTCAAATAATACTATAAAGATGGCTCTGCCGTCAAGTAATACTACTATAAAGATGGCGTTGCCGTCAagtaataatcaaaatttttCTGTCCG AATGGCGAATCTTACAAAATTAGAGTTTGTTGCCTTGGATGTTTCGGGGAATAATTGTTTGTCATGGGTCCTTGATGCGGAATTACACCTTAGTGCTAATGGCCTAAAAGATATTATTGACCCGGAAAAAATCCCAACTGTTGAACAAAATGCAAAAGCGATTATCTTTCTTAGGCATCACATCCACGAAGATCTAAAATCTAAATACCTCACTATCAAAAATCCACTCACCCTTTGGAATAATCTCAAGGATAGATTTGACCACCAGAAACTTGTTCACTTGCCATCTGCCCGATATGACTGGATTAATTTGAGGTTACAAGATTTCAAATTTGTAGCTGAAATGATTGAAAAGACCCTTTCAACCTTTCACCCCGACACTATGATCCTGGCTCAACAATATAGCGAGCATAATTTTCAGAAATATGGCGAGCTGATATCTCTCCTTCTTGTGGCTGAAAAGAATAATGAGTTGCAACTGAAAAATCATCAGATACGTCCCACAGGCTCTGCCCAAGTACCTGAAGTACATAGCACGTCATTCCTGAAGAATGAACGTGGGAAAGGGCATAGAGGAGGACGGGGTTATGGACGAAACCATGGACGTGGAAATTTTCGTGGTCGGTTTCACAATCAATATCATTCTGGCCACCTGAAGTGGCAACGTGATGGTTACAACTCTGGCCACCAGAAATGCCAACGTGAAGTGCCAAATAAAAGAAAGGCACCCCAAGAAGGAGAGAACCGAGGCATCTGTCATAGGTGCGGATCTGAGGGGCACTGGCAATGTACTTATCGCACACCCAAACATCTTATTGATCTCTACGAGTCATCCAAAAGGAATAATGGAAAGAAAGTAGAAACCAACTTCGCTAATTATAATCTAGTTAATGAACCAgtcaataaggcctcaaatgaaATAGACACTGGTGCTAATCTTTATTATGGTTTAGACGACTAG